The nucleotide sequence TTTAGCCGCGCCGAATTACCGCCAACAGTATCAGTTCCAGAACCCAGTTCTGTCATTAACCTATTGGCAGTAGGAATTATCGGTATTACGGTAAAGATTTATCAAAATTTCAAGCCCTAAATTTGGGATTGCTTCTGGCATAAAAATCATAAGCAATCACTTCTACCACTGCCCCCTCTTCAAGAAGCGGCTCAACACATAGTCGAAATTTTTCCCAAACTTGACAAGCAATTTTGTAGTTGGGACAATTGATGCGGTAAGTCGAATTACTGACACAAGCAGTCTGGCAACCAGCAGGAAGAACTAATGATAAGAGCATCTGAAGGCTATTGAAATTTAAAGTTTTTTCAGTCATTGATGAATCTTTAGTTTTTTTTAAGAATTTCATCTCATCTTAGCAGAATTTAGGAAGTTTACAAAAAACTCCCTTGTCTAGTTTCGGTTCTTTGAGACTTACCTTACTTAAATCTATCAGTTGTCAAACCCTTAGCTTGGCACTTCGCGCTGAGGTGGAAAACCATGCTGTAATCTGCCTTCATCAGCATCATATTTTTTCGAGCTTTTAAACAACTCAAAGCGCCCATCGGCGGCATATTCAGCCACTCTAGAACGCAAGGCTTGCATTTCTTGTGCGTTCATGGGCTGGAAACCCTTAGCAATGGCTAAATTTTGCCGCAGAATAGCCAAAGAATCAATGCCGCTCACTGTGGTTGCAACGGGTAGACTCATGGCATAGCGGAGGGCTTCTTGTGGGGTTATAATGCCTTTTTTAATCGCTTCTCCATTGCCGCTCATACTTTTCATCCCAATGGCTGCAATGCCTCGTTGATTCAAGACCGGTAGAACTTGCTGCTCAAAGCTTTCAAAGGTTGCATCAAAACAGTTGAGCGGCATTTGTACGGTATCAAACGGATAGTTATAAGACAGCATCTTCAGATGAATTGCAGGGTTTTTATGACCCGTAAAACCGACAAAACGGACTTTACCCTCTTTTTTCGCCTGAGTCAGGGCTTCAATGGCTCCATTTTCTCGAAAAATCATTTCAGGGTCATTATAATAAACCACTTCATGAATTTGCCATAAGTCCAAATAATCGGTTTTCAGGCGGCGAAGAGATTCTTCGAGTTGTTGCATTGCTACTTTGCGGTCACGTCCATGAGTACAAACTTTCGTCATCAAAAAGACTTTATCCCGTCGTCCCTGTAAAGCTTCCCCCATCCATTCTTCGCTTTTGTGCTGGTTATATTCCCAGGCATTATCCATAAAAGTAATCCCATTATCAATGGCTTCATGAGCAACGCGCATGGCTTCTTCTTTGGTTTTCACTTGACCCAAACTAGCCCCCCCTAGACCAATGGCTGATACTTGCACGCCGGTTTTGCCGAGAGGACGCAAAGGAATCTCACCAGTAGCGGCTTGTTGAGTAATGATAGTTTCTTGAGGAATATTAGCGGCTTCGGTTTTGGAATTGCTGTTAAATAAAATATGTTCGGCTAGGGCGGCTCCTGTTCCTACTCCAATAAAACTTAATCCTTGCAGAAACCGACGGCGTTTTAATTCTGAAAAGGATTCTTTTTGATTCTGGTCGTTAGTCATGGTCTAGTGGGATGAATTTAATTACTTTACATTGAGCAAAGTTAAATTAGATTGATACATCTATCGAAAGTATATAGTTAATCTCTTAGTCAAGCCCTAAACAGGGAATAACTATAAGCTTAAAGCGGCTATTTGAGGCGAAAACTATGAAAACAAAACTCACCCTAGATGGAGCTTTTTAGCTGACATTAGGGTAACTTGCTTTAAAAACCGATTCAAATATTTAATCTTTAAATAAATCGACTCTTAAATCTTCGGGTGGATCTAAAGGAGGAGGAGCGACTGCGGGATTTTCAAGAAGCTCTCTAGGATTTACCACGACCGTTGTGTCTTGAGGATTATCAGAACTTTCTACAGGGGCATTTTCTTGGGCTTGCTCCTGTTTTTCTTGCGGTTGTTTTTGAGTAGTTTCACTCATTTTAAACTCTTTTAGACAATTTTTCTTCGAGTCTAAACGGCTCATTCTCATCAAACAACTATCTTAAGGATTATATCTAACAATCTTATATAATTTAATCTGGAGTCAATAGCAAGGTGACTATCATGGCCACAGGAATGATGATCGATGGACAGTGGACAACAGAAGGCTATCAAAAAGATACTCAAGGCCGCTTTTTGAGAAATCCTACCACTTTTCGGAATTGGATTAGTGCTGATAATACCAGTCAATTTAAGGTTGAACCTGACCGCTATCACCTATATGTTTCCTATGCCTGTCCTTGGGCACATCGTACCCTGATCATGCGAAAAATTAAGGGATTAGAAAATGTGATTAGTGTATCCATTGTTAATCCTCTCATGTTAAATGATGGGTGGACATTTGAAGCGTTTGAAGGTTCTACAGGTGATGAGATTAATGGCACAAACTATCTGCGGGAAGTTTATGCTAAAGCTGATCCAAAATATACAGGACGGGTAACTGTTCCGGTTTTGTGGGATAAGCAAACCGAGACAATTGTTAATAATGAATCTCGTGAAATTATCCGAATATTTGATCTAGAATTTGATGGGTTAGCTGAACATCAAGTTAACTTTTGCCCACTGGA is from Gloeothece verrucosa PCC 7822 and encodes:
- a CDS encoding glutathione S-transferase family protein, with the translated sequence MATGMMIDGQWTTEGYQKDTQGRFLRNPTTFRNWISADNTSQFKVEPDRYHLYVSYACPWAHRTLIMRKIKGLENVISVSIVNPLMLNDGWTFEAFEGSTGDEINGTNYLREVYAKADPKYTGRVTVPVLWDKQTETIVNNESREIIRIFDLEFDGLAEHQVNFCPLDFKEQIDQTIDAIYNPINNGVYRAGFAKSQEAYEEAVGELFEALDYWDKILEKQSYLCGDFITEADWCMFTTLLRFDAVYYVHFKCNLHHLWDYANLWNYFKRLYHYPGVKETCNLDHIKQHYYRSHPHINPSGIVPTGPIINFE
- a CDS encoding aldo/keto reductase, coding for MTNDQNQKESFSELKRRRFLQGLSFIGVGTGAALAEHILFNSNSKTEAANIPQETIITQQAATGEIPLRPLGKTGVQVSAIGLGGASLGQVKTKEEAMRVAHEAIDNGITFMDNAWEYNQHKSEEWMGEALQGRRDKVFLMTKVCTHGRDRKVAMQQLEESLRRLKTDYLDLWQIHEVVYYNDPEMIFRENGAIEALTQAKKEGKVRFVGFTGHKNPAIHLKMLSYNYPFDTVQMPLNCFDATFESFEQQVLPVLNQRGIAAIGMKSMSGNGEAIKKGIITPQEALRYAMSLPVATTVSGIDSLAILRQNLAIAKGFQPMNAQEMQALRSRVAEYAADGRFELFKSSKKYDADEGRLQHGFPPQREVPS